One Oryza sativa Japonica Group chromosome 8, ASM3414082v1 DNA window includes the following coding sequences:
- the LOC4345161 gene encoding purple acid phosphatase 23 isoform X2 — translation MAAPAAACDLRFLLVGLLLVVVVGSRLVRPPDGGGIPTTLDGPFEPATRAFDRALRQGSDDVPLTDPRLAPRARPPAPEQIALAASSDATSVWVSWVTGEAQVGSHLTPLDPSTVRSEVWYSERPSPTAAAAGDVSGHYPHVARGKAEVYSQLYPYPGLLNYTSGAIHHVRLRGLRPATRYYYRCGDSSVRGGAGLSGELSFETLPSSAAAAYPRRVAVVGDLGLTGNSTSTVEHLARNDPSLVVVVGDMTYANQYRTTGGRGVPCFSCSFPDAPLRESYQPRWDGWGRFMEPLTSRIPMMVIEGNHEIEPQGQGGAVTFASYLARFAVPSEESGSNTKFYYSFNAGGIHFIMLGAYVDYNRTGAQYSWLEKDLRKIDRRVTPWVVAAWHPPWYNSYSSHYQEFECMRQAMEGLLYQHGVDIVFSGHVHAYERMNRVFNYTLDPCGPVYITIGDGGNIEKIDIDHADDPGKCPGPGDNHPEFGGVCHLNFTSGPAKGKFCWEKQPEWSAFRESSFGHGILEVVNSTYALWTWHRNQDAYGEDSVGDQIYIVRQPDKCLLQTTIPLKDALL, via the exons ATGGCCGCGCCCGCAGCCGCCTGCGACCTCCGCTTCCTCCTTGTGGGGttgttgttggtggtggtggtgggatccCGCCTCGTACGGCCCCCCGATGGCGGCGGCATTCCGACGACGCTGGACGGCCCGTTCGAGCCGGCGACGCGGGCGTTCGACCGCGCGCTCCGGCAGGGGAGCGACGACGTGCCGCTCACCGACccgcgcctcgcgccgcgcgcgcggcccCCCGCGCCCGAGCAGAtcgcgctcgccgcctcctccgacgCCACCTCGGTCTGGGTGTCGTGGGTCACCGGCGAGGCGCAGGTGGGATCCCACCTCACCCCGCTCGACCCGTCCACCGTCCGCAGCGAGGTCTGGTACAGCGAGAGGCCCTccccgacggccgccgccgccggcgacgtctcCGGCCACTACCCGCACGTGGCGAGGGGGAAGGCGGAGGTGTACAGCCAGCTCTACCCGTACCCAGGCCTCCTCAACTACACCTCGGGCGCCATCCACCACGTCCGCCTCCGGGGCCTCAGGCCGGCCACGCGCTACTACTACCGCTGCGGCGACAGCTccgtccgcggcggcgcggggctcagCGGCGAGCTATCCTTCGAGacgctcccctcctccgccgccgcggcgtaccCTCGccgggtggcggtggtgggggaCCTGGGGCTGACCGGCAACTCGACGTCCACCGTCGAACACCTCGCCCGCAACGACCCGTCGCTGGTGGTCGTGGTCGGCGACATGACCTACGCCAACCAGTACCGCACCACCGGCGGCAGAGGCGTCCCCTGCTTCTCCTGCTCCTTCCCCGACGCGCCGCTCCGGGAATCCTACCAACCGCGATGGGATGGCTGGGGAAG GTTCATGGAGCCGCTCACTTCGAGGATCCCAATGATGGTGATCGAAGGGAACCATGAGATCGAACCACAGGGACAAGGTGGAGCGGTGACCTTTGCATCCTACCTGGCAAGATTCGCCGTTCCATCCGAGGAGTCTGGCTCTAACACCAAGTTCTACTACTCGTTCAATGCCGGGGGCATCCATTTCATCATGCTCGGTGCCTACGTCGACTACAACCGGACAG GAGCCCAGTACTCGTGGTTAGAGAAGGATCTGCGAAAGATTGATCGACGAGTCACACCTTGGGTTGTGGCTGCTTGGCACCCGCCCTGGTATAACAGCTATTCCTCGCACTACCAGGAATTTGAGTGCATGAGACAAGCAATGGAAGGGCTCTTGTACCAACATGGTGTCGACATTGTCTTTTCAGGGCAT GTGCATGCTTATGAGAGGATGAACCGGGTGTTCAACTATACTCTCGACCCCTGTGGGCCGGTCTACATTACCATTGGAGATGGAGGGAACATTGAGAAGATTGATATCGATCATGCTGATGATCCTGGAAAATGTCCCGGTCCTGGTGACAACCACCCTGAATTTGGTGGAGTCTGCCATCTCAACTTCACCTCTGGTCCTGCCAAGGGGAAATTTTGCTGGGAGAAACAGCCGGAGTGGAGCGCGTTCAGGGAGAGCAGTTTCGGACATGGCATCCTAGAG GTGGTTAATTCTACATATGCATTATGGACATGGCACCGTAACCAGGATGCATATGGAGAAGACAGCGTGGGGGATCAAATCTATATAGTTCGGCAACCGGACAAATGCTTGCTTCAGACTACGA TCCCTCTGAAGGATGCCCTTCTCTAG
- the LOC4345161 gene encoding purple acid phosphatase 23 isoform X1 encodes MAAPAAACDLRFLLVGLLLVVVVGSRLVRPPDGGGIPTTLDGPFEPATRAFDRALRQGSDDVPLTDPRLAPRARPPAPEQIALAASSDATSVWVSWVTGEAQVGSHLTPLDPSTVRSEVWYSERPSPTAAAAGDVSGHYPHVARGKAEVYSQLYPYPGLLNYTSGAIHHVRLRGLRPATRYYYRCGDSSVRGGAGLSGELSFETLPSSAAAAYPRRVAVVGDLGLTGNSTSTVEHLARNDPSLVVVVGDMTYANQYRTTGGRGVPCFSCSFPDAPLRESYQPRWDGWGRFMEPLTSRIPMMVIEGNHEIEPQGQGGAVTFASYLARFAVPSEESGSNTKFYYSFNAGGIHFIMLGAYVDYNRTGAQYSWLEKDLRKIDRRVTPWVVAAWHPPWYNSYSSHYQEFECMRQAMEGLLYQHGVDIVFSGHVHAYERMNRVFNYTLDPCGPVYITIGDGGNIEKIDIDHADDPGKCPGPGDNHPEFGGVCHLNFTSGPAKGKFCWEKQPEWSAFRESSFGHGILEVVNSTYALWTWHRNQDAYGEDSVGDQIYIVRQPDKCLLQTTSASSENNCPSEGCPSLVSNSGYGAQKDIIRSGHLIWNASLVIWMILISTVFMKGNLCSRF; translated from the exons ATGGCCGCGCCCGCAGCCGCCTGCGACCTCCGCTTCCTCCTTGTGGGGttgttgttggtggtggtggtgggatccCGCCTCGTACGGCCCCCCGATGGCGGCGGCATTCCGACGACGCTGGACGGCCCGTTCGAGCCGGCGACGCGGGCGTTCGACCGCGCGCTCCGGCAGGGGAGCGACGACGTGCCGCTCACCGACccgcgcctcgcgccgcgcgcgcggcccCCCGCGCCCGAGCAGAtcgcgctcgccgcctcctccgacgCCACCTCGGTCTGGGTGTCGTGGGTCACCGGCGAGGCGCAGGTGGGATCCCACCTCACCCCGCTCGACCCGTCCACCGTCCGCAGCGAGGTCTGGTACAGCGAGAGGCCCTccccgacggccgccgccgccggcgacgtctcCGGCCACTACCCGCACGTGGCGAGGGGGAAGGCGGAGGTGTACAGCCAGCTCTACCCGTACCCAGGCCTCCTCAACTACACCTCGGGCGCCATCCACCACGTCCGCCTCCGGGGCCTCAGGCCGGCCACGCGCTACTACTACCGCTGCGGCGACAGCTccgtccgcggcggcgcggggctcagCGGCGAGCTATCCTTCGAGacgctcccctcctccgccgccgcggcgtaccCTCGccgggtggcggtggtgggggaCCTGGGGCTGACCGGCAACTCGACGTCCACCGTCGAACACCTCGCCCGCAACGACCCGTCGCTGGTGGTCGTGGTCGGCGACATGACCTACGCCAACCAGTACCGCACCACCGGCGGCAGAGGCGTCCCCTGCTTCTCCTGCTCCTTCCCCGACGCGCCGCTCCGGGAATCCTACCAACCGCGATGGGATGGCTGGGGAAG GTTCATGGAGCCGCTCACTTCGAGGATCCCAATGATGGTGATCGAAGGGAACCATGAGATCGAACCACAGGGACAAGGTGGAGCGGTGACCTTTGCATCCTACCTGGCAAGATTCGCCGTTCCATCCGAGGAGTCTGGCTCTAACACCAAGTTCTACTACTCGTTCAATGCCGGGGGCATCCATTTCATCATGCTCGGTGCCTACGTCGACTACAACCGGACAG GAGCCCAGTACTCGTGGTTAGAGAAGGATCTGCGAAAGATTGATCGACGAGTCACACCTTGGGTTGTGGCTGCTTGGCACCCGCCCTGGTATAACAGCTATTCCTCGCACTACCAGGAATTTGAGTGCATGAGACAAGCAATGGAAGGGCTCTTGTACCAACATGGTGTCGACATTGTCTTTTCAGGGCAT GTGCATGCTTATGAGAGGATGAACCGGGTGTTCAACTATACTCTCGACCCCTGTGGGCCGGTCTACATTACCATTGGAGATGGAGGGAACATTGAGAAGATTGATATCGATCATGCTGATGATCCTGGAAAATGTCCCGGTCCTGGTGACAACCACCCTGAATTTGGTGGAGTCTGCCATCTCAACTTCACCTCTGGTCCTGCCAAGGGGAAATTTTGCTGGGAGAAACAGCCGGAGTGGAGCGCGTTCAGGGAGAGCAGTTTCGGACATGGCATCCTAGAG GTGGTTAATTCTACATATGCATTATGGACATGGCACCGTAACCAGGATGCATATGGAGAAGACAGCGTGGGGGATCAAATCTATATAGTTCGGCAACCGGACAAATGCTTGCTTCAGACTACGAGTGCGTCGTCTGAAAACAACTG TCCCTCTGAAGGATGCCCTTCTCTAGTGAGCAACAGTGGCTACGGTGCACAGAAGGATATTATTAGAAGTGGCCATCTCATTTGGAATGCTTCTCTAGTCATATGGATGATCTTGATCAGCACAGTTTTCATGAAGGGAAATTTGTGCTCTCGTTTCTAG